From the genome of Nicotiana tabacum cultivar K326 chromosome 2, ASM71507v2, whole genome shotgun sequence:
CTGAAGTCCACCTTCAATTAATAAGCAAAAAGATTTCTCTTTTTATACAAGGTTAGTTCCCCCTCAATGAAATTTCAATTGGGTAACTCAAGAAAATTCTTGAAATGAAGTGTCTAAAACATTTTCGTAAATTTTCAACCTTTCTTGAATTACCCAAAAATACCCACCAAAGAAAAAAATTGGACCCAATTCCATTGCCTCATAGAACTATTTCTGAGCCTAAAGGTCAagatcttgattttattaatgtAGCACATAGTCACCTTATACATTCTGATTGGTCTAAGCTTGAGATTTTAGCTTCTGGTTTAACCCCATTTAGAGTAAAGCACATTttattgaaaattcaaaaagattatGTTTTGTCCCTTGAATTCTTCAATTGGGTTGaggttaaaaaccctaattcaAATACCCTTGAGAATCATTCCATTGTTCTTCATGTTCTTACTAAGAATAAGAAGTTTAAATCAGCTGAATCAATTTTGAGGAAGCTTCTTAAATCAGGTTCTGTTGATTTTCCTGCTAAATTATTTGAAGCTGTACTTTTATCGTATCGAATGTGTGATTCTTCGCCACGTGTTTTTGACTCTTTGTTTAAGTGTCATGCTCATTTGAAGAAGTTTAGGAATGCCAGTGATACATTTTGTAGTATGAAGCAATATGGTTTTGTTCCTACTGTTGAGTCTTGCAATGCTTTTATGAGCTCATTGCTTAGTTTGGATAGGACAGATGTTGCATTAGGTTTTTATAAGGAGATGCGTCGGTCAAGGATTTCGCCTAATATTTATACCTTTAACATGGTTATGAGTGCTTTTTGCAAATTGGGAAAACTAGAAAAGGCTGTTGAGGTCTTAAGGGAAATGGAGAACATAAGCTTGAAACCGACTGTTGTGTCTTATAATACTTTGATTGCTGGACACTGTAACCGCGGCCTCTTGAGTGTTGCGTTGAAACTTAAGAGCTCGATGGAGAAGAATGGGGTATGTCCAGATAGTGTTACTTATAATGCTCTTATTCACGGTTTATGTAAGGAAGGGAAATTACATGAAGCAAACAGACTTTTTAGTGAGATGAAGAGAATCAGTGTGGCTCCTAATGTTGTCAC
Proteins encoded in this window:
- the LOC107769823 gene encoding uncharacterized protein LOC107769823, whose translation is MKCLKHFRKFSTFLELPKNTHQRKKLDPIPLPHRTISEPKGQDLDFINVAHSHLIHSDWSKLEILASGLTPFRVKHILLKIQKDYVLSLEFFNWVEVKNPNSNTLENHSIVLHVLTKNKKFKSAESILRKLLKSGSVDFPAKLFEAVLLSYRMCDSSPRVFDSLFKCHAHLKKFRNASDTFCSMKQYGFVPTVESCNAFMSSLLSLDRTDVALGFYKEMRRSRISPNIYTFNMVMSAFCKLGKLEKAVEVLREMENISLKPTVVSYNTLIAGHCNRGLLSVALKLKSSMEKNGVCPDSVTYNALIHGLCKEGKLHEANRLFSEMKRISVAPNVVTYNTLINAYSQVGNSEMGSRLFEEMANNGLKGDILTYNALILGLCKEGKTKKAAFLVKELDKANLVPNSSTFSALISGQCARRNPDRAFQLYKSMVRGGCHPNKPTLTLLTSTFVKNEDYDGALKVLKEMVEISITPDLGMLTELCNSLLRCGREGTIIKLLQELEARRLMPEGFDKTTIISSMD